Proteins from a genomic interval of Sporolactobacillus sp. Y61:
- the mtaB gene encoding tRNA (N(6)-L-threonylcarbamoyladenosine(37)-C(2))-methylthiotransferase MtaB → MPSVAFHTLGCKVNHYETEAIWQLFKKQGYERGAFEKKADVYVINTCTVTNTGDQKSRQVIRRAIRRNPDAVICVTGCYAQTSPAEVMSIPGVDVVVGTQNREKLLGYVDQYRQEREPINGVSDIMKAKVYEEMDVPEFTDRTRASLKIQEGCNNFCTFCIIPWARGLLRSRKPENVIQQAQQLVDAGYKEIVLTGIHTAGYGEDMENYNFAHLLRDLEAQVSGLKRLRISSIEASQITDEVVDTINRSKIIARHLHIPLQSGSDAVLERMHRKYKTGFFAEKIANLRKALPDFALTSDVIVGFPGETDEEFQETFDFIRDLHFSELHVFPYSQRTGTPAAKMPDQVPDEIKHERVTRLIDLSNQLSREYAANYQDKVLEVIPEEPLNHHEPDGYYVGFTDNYLKVKFRYPSRDIVGKLVRVKLTHTDYPVSEGRFVRILDENNRQAAVH, encoded by the coding sequence ATGCCTTCCGTCGCTTTTCATACACTTGGCTGTAAAGTGAATCACTATGAAACCGAAGCTATTTGGCAGCTGTTTAAAAAACAAGGCTATGAACGTGGAGCGTTCGAAAAAAAAGCGGATGTCTACGTGATCAATACCTGTACGGTGACGAATACGGGTGACCAGAAGAGTCGCCAGGTCATCAGACGGGCTATCCGCCGGAATCCGGATGCCGTGATATGCGTGACCGGCTGTTATGCACAGACGTCACCTGCTGAAGTGATGTCCATCCCCGGTGTTGATGTCGTTGTCGGTACACAGAACAGGGAAAAACTACTTGGTTATGTTGATCAGTACAGACAAGAGCGCGAACCCATTAACGGGGTCAGCGATATTATGAAAGCAAAGGTTTATGAAGAAATGGATGTGCCGGAGTTTACCGATCGTACGCGTGCGTCCCTGAAAATTCAGGAGGGATGTAACAATTTTTGTACGTTCTGCATTATTCCGTGGGCACGTGGACTTTTGCGTTCAAGAAAACCGGAAAATGTCATTCAACAGGCACAGCAGCTGGTAGACGCCGGATACAAAGAAATTGTCCTTACCGGCATTCATACAGCAGGTTATGGTGAAGACATGGAAAACTATAATTTTGCTCATCTGCTGAGGGATCTTGAAGCTCAGGTCTCCGGGCTGAAGAGGCTTCGGATATCTTCGATTGAAGCCAGCCAGATTACCGATGAAGTGGTGGATACAATCAACCGGTCAAAGATTATTGCCCGGCATCTTCATATACCGCTTCAGTCTGGTTCAGATGCTGTACTTGAACGGATGCATCGTAAATACAAAACCGGGTTTTTCGCAGAGAAAATTGCAAATTTGAGAAAAGCTCTGCCCGATTTTGCCTTAACATCCGATGTCATTGTCGGTTTTCCGGGAGAAACAGACGAAGAATTTCAGGAGACTTTCGACTTCATCAGGGATCTTCATTTTTCAGAACTGCATGTATTCCCTTACTCACAGCGAACAGGGACACCGGCTGCCAAAATGCCCGATCAGGTTCCGGATGAGATCAAACATGAACGTGTCACCCGGCTGATTGATCTGTCGAATCAGCTGTCCAGGGAATATGCGGCAAATTATCAGGATAAAGTTCTTGAAGTGATTCCTGAAGAACCGCTGAATCATCACGAACCGGACGGGTATTATGTCGGGTTTACTGATAATTATCTCAAGGTCAAATTCCGCTATCCGTCAAGAGATATTGTTGGCAAACTGGTCCGTGTGAAACTGACTCATACGGATTATCCGGTCAGTGAAGGCCGGTTTGTCCGTATTTTGGACGAGAACAACCGGCAAGCGGCAGTACACTGA
- the dnaJ gene encoding molecular chaperone DnaJ → MSKRDYYEILGVNKDASKDDIKKAFRKLARKYHPDVNKSPDAAEKFKEITKAYEVLSNPQKRQQYDQFGEEGQDQGGFGGFSGQGFTGQGFSGDFGGFGDIFDQIFNGGSRRRDPNAPRQGDDLQYHMTITFEEAAFGKKENIRIPKEETCTTCHGSGAQPGSHPQTCKHCHGTGQMNTEQNTPFGRIVNRRVCPYCSGIGKIIKNHCHTCGGSGKIRVNKKIEVKVPAGIDDGQQIRLSGQGGSGINGGPAGDLYIVFTVKPHKVFQRDGDNVNIEIPLSFAQVALGDEIEVPTLYGDVKLRIPAGTQTGTKFRLRGKGIKNVRGYGQGDEHVTVKVMTPKHLTEEEKQLFRKLAGVKGGAMNSESESLFDKMKKKVFKAD, encoded by the coding sequence ATGAGTAAGCGGGATTATTATGAAATTCTTGGAGTGAATAAAGATGCCTCCAAGGACGATATAAAAAAAGCATTTCGAAAACTGGCCAGAAAATATCATCCCGATGTCAATAAAAGTCCGGACGCTGCTGAAAAGTTTAAGGAGATTACCAAGGCATATGAAGTACTGAGCAACCCGCAGAAACGACAGCAATATGATCAGTTCGGTGAAGAGGGCCAGGATCAGGGCGGATTTGGCGGCTTCAGTGGTCAGGGCTTCACTGGTCAAGGATTCAGTGGGGACTTTGGCGGTTTTGGTGATATTTTCGATCAGATCTTTAACGGAGGAAGCAGAAGACGCGATCCGAATGCACCAAGACAGGGTGATGATCTGCAGTATCACATGACGATTACTTTTGAAGAAGCGGCATTCGGGAAAAAAGAAAATATCAGGATTCCAAAAGAAGAAACCTGCACAACCTGTCACGGATCGGGTGCACAACCGGGATCGCATCCTCAAACCTGCAAACATTGTCATGGTACCGGTCAGATGAATACCGAACAGAATACGCCTTTCGGCCGGATAGTGAACAGGCGTGTCTGCCCATATTGCAGTGGTATCGGGAAAATTATTAAAAATCATTGTCATACATGTGGTGGCTCCGGAAAGATCAGAGTCAATAAGAAAATTGAGGTCAAAGTGCCCGCCGGAATCGATGACGGACAGCAAATTCGGCTCTCAGGCCAGGGCGGTTCCGGTATCAACGGCGGCCCGGCGGGTGATCTGTATATTGTGTTTACAGTAAAGCCGCATAAAGTATTCCAGAGGGATGGTGATAACGTCAATATTGAAATTCCTCTGAGTTTTGCCCAGGTCGCCCTCGGTGATGAGATTGAAGTGCCCACACTTTATGGAGATGTAAAGCTTCGCATTCCGGCAGGTACACAGACTGGTACTAAGTTCCGCCTGAGAGGCAAAGGAATTAAAAATGTCAGAGGATATGGGCAGGGTGATGAGCATGTCACCGTTAAGGTGATGACTCCGAAGCATTTAACGGAAGAGGAAAAGCAATTGTTCAGAAAACTTGCCGGAGTTAAAGGCGGCGCCATGAACAGCGAAAGCGAGAGCCTGTTTGATAAAATGAAAAAAAAAGTATTTAAAGCGGATTGA
- the dnaK gene encoding molecular chaperone DnaK, whose protein sequence is MSKIIGIDLGTTNSCVAVMEGGEPVVIPNPEGGRTTPSAVAFKNGERQVGEVAKRQAVTNPNVVLSIKRHMGSDYKVEIEGKKYTPQEISAIILQKLKADAEAYLGEKVEKAVITVPAYFNDGQRQATKDAGKIAGLDVLRIINEPTASSLAYGLDKEGDQTILVFDLGGGTFDVSILDLGDGIFEVKATAGNNHLGGDDFDQRIIKYLIEQFKNETGIDLSGDKMALQRLKDASEKAKKELSGVSQAQISLPFISADATGPKHLETTLTRAKFDELTSDLVESTMGPVRQALSDADLTMDDIDKIILVGGSTRIPAVQKAIQNLTGKEPSKGVNPDEVVAVGAAIQGGVLAGDVKDVVLLDVTPLSLGIETMGGVFTKLIDRNTTIPTSKSQVFSTAADNQTAVDIHVLQGERQMAADNKTLGRFQLTDIPPAPRGVPQIEVTFEIDANGIVNVKAKDKGTNKEQSITIKSSSGLSDEEIDRMVKDAEANEEADKKRKEEVDLRNESDQLIFATDKTLKDLGDKVDASEKSKAEDAKNKLKKALDGKDTEAIKKAKDELNQVVQQLSVKLYQQASQNGKEAGKGSQKSSGKKGGKDDNVVDADYHEVNDDDKNKDKKK, encoded by the coding sequence ATGAGTAAAATTATCGGCATTGATTTGGGCACGACAAATTCATGTGTGGCTGTTATGGAGGGCGGCGAACCCGTTGTCATTCCAAATCCGGAAGGCGGAAGGACGACTCCATCAGCTGTAGCATTCAAAAATGGTGAGCGTCAGGTTGGTGAAGTAGCAAAACGTCAGGCAGTGACGAATCCAAATGTTGTTCTCTCTATTAAGAGACATATGGGTTCGGATTACAAAGTTGAAATTGAAGGAAAAAAATATACACCTCAGGAAATTTCAGCCATCATCCTTCAAAAACTCAAAGCAGATGCTGAAGCTTACCTTGGAGAAAAAGTTGAGAAGGCAGTAATCACTGTTCCTGCCTATTTCAACGATGGACAGCGTCAGGCGACAAAGGATGCAGGTAAAATCGCCGGTCTTGATGTTCTGAGAATCATTAATGAACCGACCGCTTCGTCTCTGGCATACGGCCTTGACAAGGAAGGCGATCAGACCATTCTGGTATTTGACCTTGGTGGCGGAACATTCGATGTGTCGATCCTTGATCTTGGCGATGGGATTTTTGAAGTAAAGGCAACCGCAGGAAATAACCATCTGGGCGGTGACGATTTCGATCAGCGAATCATTAAATATTTGATCGAACAGTTCAAAAATGAAACAGGTATTGATCTCTCCGGCGACAAAATGGCCCTGCAGCGTCTGAAGGATGCTTCTGAAAAGGCAAAGAAGGAACTCTCAGGGGTCAGCCAGGCCCAGATTTCTCTGCCGTTCATTTCTGCAGATGCAACTGGACCGAAGCATCTTGAAACCACTCTGACACGCGCTAAATTCGATGAACTGACTTCTGATCTGGTTGAGTCCACGATGGGTCCTGTACGTCAGGCACTGTCAGATGCCGATTTAACGATGGACGACATTGACAAAATTATTCTTGTCGGTGGATCAACACGTATTCCGGCCGTACAGAAGGCAATTCAAAATCTGACCGGTAAGGAACCCAGCAAGGGAGTTAACCCGGACGAAGTCGTCGCCGTCGGTGCGGCCATTCAGGGCGGCGTCCTGGCTGGTGATGTAAAAGATGTCGTTCTTCTTGATGTGACACCACTTTCCCTGGGTATTGAAACGATGGGCGGCGTCTTCACAAAACTGATTGACCGTAATACAACGATCCCGACGAGTAAGTCACAGGTCTTTTCAACCGCAGCCGACAATCAGACAGCTGTTGATATTCATGTCCTTCAGGGTGAACGTCAGATGGCGGCTGATAATAAGACACTGGGACGTTTCCAGCTGACCGATATCCCGCCGGCACCGCGTGGTGTCCCTCAGATTGAAGTCACCTTTGAAATTGATGCAAACGGCATTGTTAATGTTAAAGCCAAGGATAAGGGCACGAATAAGGAACAGTCAATCACCATTAAATCTTCTTCAGGTCTGAGTGATGAAGAAATCGATAGAATGGTTAAAGACGCTGAAGCAAATGAGGAAGCAGATAAAAAGCGGAAGGAAGAAGTGGATCTGCGTAACGAATCGGATCAGCTGATTTTCGCTACGGATAAAACACTGAAAGACCTGGGCGATAAAGTTGATGCCTCTGAAAAATCCAAAGCTGAAGATGCCAAAAATAAACTGAAAAAAGCATTGGACGGCAAAGATACAGAGGCAATTAAGAAGGCTAAGGATGAACTGAACCAAGTGGTTCAGCAACTGTCCGTGAAACTGTATCAGCAGGCTTCACAAAATGGTAAGGAAGCCGGTAAGGGATCCCAGAAGAGTTCCGGGAAAAAAGGTGGCAAAGATGACAATGTCGTCGATGCCGATTACCATGAAGTAAATGATGATGACAAGAATAAAGACAAAAAGAAATAA